The Erinaceus europaeus chromosome 6, mEriEur2.1, whole genome shotgun sequence sequence AGTAGAGCCTGCAGCTTACCGTGTGTTTGGAACGAGGTCTGAGTCCCCACTACCACCCTGGAGCACTGAGCAGAGGGAGGGCTTCAGGAGTGGAAGCAgtcctgtggtatctctcccctccaccctccacctttCTCTCCAACTCTGCCTTTCACCAGTCCAGCAGCAGAACTGTGCCGACACACAGCCccatgaaggcaaaaagaaaagaaaacggaGACGTGAAGCCACTTGGAAATTTCAGATCACTCTGCTGgataagcaaaaacaaaaagggaaactgggAAATACCTAGCATCTTATAAATAAGCCATTTCATACCAAAACCACAGAAATAATGTCAAAAACTGTTTTCAGAGGAAGTTGTGAAGTCTTAAAGGCTTTTATCATCTTGAAAGACGAATGAATTAAACATTCACATTTAAAGTTTAGTAAAAgaaacatataaagcaaaacaaagtagTTGAAAAGGACCCTAGGAGGCAGCTCCCTGACTTTCCACGTGCCAGCATCTGAATGCAAGTCCCAGGCAGAGCGGAGGCAGAGCAGGAGTGATGTCAGGGGGCATCATCAACAGCGAAGCCTGAAGCCCTGCTCTTactggtgtctcttctcttcctGGAAAGATAATGAAAGTCTCTAGGGAGAGGTGGAATCATACAGGCACAAAACCTCAGAACCAAGAGAAAAAGGTCATTGAAAGGATTTCACAGGGCTGGGCAGAccgcatagtggttctgcaaaagaccttcatgcctgaagctctgaggtcccaggttctgtcccctgcaccaccgtaagtcagagcccagcagggctctggtaaaaaacaaacaaatgggtgggagtcgggcagtagcagtagcgcagcggcttaagtgcaggtggcacagagcccaagaactggcataataatttctttcttcccttttgttgcccttgttgttttttattgttgtagttattattattgttgttattgatgttgttggataggacagagagaaatggagagaggaggggaagacagagagggggagagaaagacagacacctgcagacctgcttcaccgcctgggaagcgactcccctgcagttgaggaactgggggctcgaaccgggatccttactccggggtccttgcgctttgcgtcacgtgcgcttaacccgctgcgctaccgcccgactcacccgGGTCTTCATTTCACCACCCTCCTCGGGTCATATTCTTGTTCTAAGACAGACACGAGGGAGGGTTGGGGGTCTGGCGACAAGCACACTGCCAGTTCCTGTGGTCTCAGCCTGAGTGTCTCCGTTTCAGCCCAGGCCGCCTGTTCCAGACTGCCGCAgtgcctgtctttccctctgtccggGTGAAACTCTCCTGCATGACAAAGGAAAAAGCCCTTCAAagtaaatagatagacagatctTCAAGAGCTTTCTGTATTAGGAGAGCAGGAGGCCTCTGTCCCAGGTGGGCACCATGCCTCAAGTGCCATTTGCCTCACCAGGGTGCAGGCACACCCGTTGGGCCGAGTCCCTTCCTGTCCAGCCCAGGCACCTGGACCACGCACAGTCCATTCACCGGGAGGGAAAAAGGCGACCCTCACAGGTCTGAGAACACACAGACCACACCACTGGTATCTGAAGACTGTGTCCTCAGAGTGCCTGATgaaccctgggggaggggggggagacttTAGCTTCTGTTGGTGGCCAAGAGACAGGAAGTTGTGGCCATGGGGTCCCTGTCCCGCCCCCAAGAGCTACACACAGCCCAGCAGGCCAGATAAGGGGTAGGAGGAGGGAGGAATTGTTTCCAGCTGGAGTCCCCAAGAGCTCCTGATTGTTgaggaggagcagagagagactGGGATGCTGTTGCAGTCTGGGAGGCCTGCATGGGGGTTGAGCCCCACTCTGCACTGACCTGGGGGAACCATGTTTCTCTTCTAaaaaagggaggggtgggggggtggtagcgcagtaggttaagtgcaccacgtggtgaaaagcgcaaggaccagtgcaaagatcctggttcgagcgcccccccccccacctgcaggggggttgcttcacaattggtgaaggtgaagcaggtctgcaggtgtctgtctttctctccccctctctgtcttcccctcccctctccatttctctctgtcctatccaacaacatcaataacaacaataataatgacaagggcaaaatgggaaaaatggcctccaggagcagtggattggtagtgcaggcaccgcactgagccccagcgataaccctggaggcaaaaaaaaaaaaaaaggggtgggggaggggtgggattgTGTGCTGTGTGCGAAGGAAGTAAAGAAGCTTCTGGAACAATCTGTCAGTCTGCTGACCTCCAGGCCCCGGCTCGCTCCACCCTGGGCAGGCTGTCTTGCATCTCATAAAGGTGGAGAGGGAACTGCATGTGACAGAGAAGCAGGACACCACCTCAAGCACACGGTGAGGGGCCCAGGTCTGTGCCACCAGCTTCACTGTCTCCCAAGCCCAGCTGCCTGtcactaaggatcccggttcgagcccccggctccccacccgcaggggagtcgcttcacaggcggtgaagcaggtctgcaggtgtctgtctttctctccccctctctgtcttcccctcctctctccatttctctctgtcctatccaacaacgatgacatcaataactacaacaatgaaacaacaagggcaacaaaagggaataaataaaataaaaaataataaaaaaaacaataagggcaacaaaagggaataaataaagaaaaaaatttaaaaaaaaaaagagagaaagggggaccggggtggtggcagacctggtagagtgcacacactacagtgcacaaggactggggttcaagcccctggtctccacctgcaggggagaagcctcatgagtggtgaagcagggctgcaggagtctctctccctctttatctcctcctctcctcacagattctctgtctctatccaacaataaataataaacaagcaaaaagtaAGTAGGAGCACCTCACTCTGCCATCTGCGAGGGGAGCCCCCCACCCGCACCGTCATGGGCCGCAAGGCAAGGCCGGTGCCCCGGCTCTGGGTCTCCCCGCCACAGGGGGACTGAAACGCGTCAGCGGGAACGCTCCCTGTCCTGAGGCAGCGTCATGCAGCGGTCCATAAACACTCAGTCGTGTCAGAGACAAAGAGCTTGCACATGTGGAGAGGCcagaggacagaaggaaatgcTGGTGTGTTTTCCTTGGACTTGCTGCACATTCTGTACCGTGCACATGGCTTCTGCTGTCAGGGAAAGAAAAGCAGCTGAAAGAGGAGCTCCCAGGGCCTGGAGACTCGAGGCTCGCTCGTCCGCGCTACTCAGAGCCCCAGGCTGGGGTGCCAccgccagccagagctgagtggcctCTGCTTTCTTGTCCCTCCttttctcacaaaaataaatgttcAACACACAGAAGTCAGAGAAGTTATCGCTTTGGTCTGGCTGAGCCCACGGCGAGGGTGGTGGGTGGTGTGGGGTCCCAGGCGGCCTGGTGTGGAGGGGCCTGTCGGTCATCCTCTCCAGCAGCCTCACTGCTTGTAGGGCCCCTTGCGTcgcaagcaaagcaaaacaaagcagaGCCCCGAGCCCGGGCAGGAGCAGCTCAAACCCTACAGATGTGGTGATGAAGGAccaggacccccccacacacacacacacagcacagcgGGGCAGCGCACCCGCCAGCTGCCCAAATGGAGGTGCGTGGTTTCCGTGGCAACCTCAGAGGCCCTCCAGGCCAGAGGCAGGAGGCAGCCTGAGCTCCCCTCTCTTCAAGGTGCAGCCTGGAGACTGGGAACACGCACCTGGCTCTTCCAGCAGATGGCTGGGCGCATGGTGTTGGTGCAGGAACCGGGCTAACTTGGCCCTCCCCGGGCAGGATGGCCCAGGAGATGAGTGGACGCCAggcagggagtgtgtgtgtgtgtgtgtgtgtgagagtgcgtgtgtgtgtgactgtgtgtgtgtgtgactgtgtgtgtgagtgtgtgtgtgtgtgtgtgagagtgtgtgtgtgtgtgagtgtgtgtgtgagtgtgtgtgtatgagtgtgtgtgtgactgtgtgtgagtgagtgtgtgtgtatgagtatgtgtatgtgagagtgtgtgactgtgtgtgtgtgtgtgagagtgtgtgtgtgtgtgactgtgtgtgactgtgtgtgtgtgagtgtgtgtgactgtgtgtgtatgagtgtgtgtgtgactgtgtgtgagtgagtatgtgtatgagtgtgtgtatgtgagtgtgtgtgagtgtgtgtgcgtgtgtgtgtgtgtgagtgtgtgtgtgtgagagtgtgtgtaagtgtttgagtgtgtatgtgtgtgactgtgtgtgtgagagagtgtgtgagtgtgtatgagtgtgtgtgaaagtgtgtgtgtgagtgtgtgtatgagtgtgtgtgactgtgtgagtgtgtgtaagtctgtgtgactgtgtgtgtgtgagtgcgtgtgtgagtgtgtatgagtgtgtgtgactgtgtgtgaaagtgtgtgtgactgtgtgtgtgtgtatgagtgtgtgtgtgactgtgtgtgtgactgtgtgtatgagtgtgtgtgactgtgtgtatgagtgtgtgagtgtgtgtgactgtgtgtgtgtgtgagagtgtgtgtgtgagtgtgtgtatgtgtgtgtgagacagtgtgtgactctgtgtgtgtgtgaatgtgtgtgtgtgtgtgagactgtgtgtgagagtgtgagtgtgtgtgtgtgtgtgtgtgtgtatgtgtgtgtgagagagtgtgttgagtgtgtgtgtgtgtgaatgtgtgtggggGCAGTTAGTGGGTGGAAGGTCGTGACCATAGTGTGAGACCCTGGACAAGTCCCTTAGCCTCTCGGCTTCAGCATACTCACTTCTAACACCGGAGGTTGGGCTGTCTCTAAAATTacttattgtggtccgggagggggCACAGTGGAGGAAGCATCatcggaccctcaagcatgaggtcctgagttcaatccctggcagcacatgtaccagaatgatgtctggctctttctctctctctctctttctgtctttctcactaataaataaagaaaatctttaaaaattacttaaagggagtcaggcggtagctcagcaggttaagtgcaggtggctcaaagctcaaggaccggcgtaaggatcccggttcgagacaccagctccccaccttcagggggagtcgcttcacaggaggtgaagcaggtctgcaggtgtctgtctttctctccctctctctgtcttcccctcctctctccatttctctctgtcctatccaacaacaatgacatcaataactacaacaataaaacaacaagggcaacaaaagggaataaataataaatactggaagaaaaaaaaggaaaaaattacttataaaaaggtgtgtgaggcctgggaggtggcacagtggatcaggcatcagactctcaagcatgaggtcctgagtttaatccctggcattgaaTATGCCAAAGCGAGGCTCTGGTTCTTTCATCAAGATAATAACCATTTATagcgggggtaggtagcataatggttatacaaacagactctcatgtctgaggctccaaagtcccgggtttaatcctccacaccatcataagccagaagctaagcaggactctggtgttttttttatattttatttatttattaatgagaaacataggaggagagagagaaagaaccagacatcactctggtacatgtgctgctggggattgaactcaagacctcatacttgaaagtctgatgccttatccactgcgccacctcccggaccgcagtgctctggtattaaaaagaacatttttcctttttcttcttcatttttcctaaataaaGATGCGTGTGGCAGGAATATAGAGCAGTACAGTTGTTCTGGAAAACGGCTTGGCAGGCCCTCAGAAAGTGAAACGCAGAGGTATTTATATGTCAAGGGACCCAGAGATCCCATGGGCAGAGACACACCCGAGAGAGTTGAAAACAGGAGCAGAACTATTCACACCAGTCAAAGGGCTGCCTGTGGAGGAATGCAGAAGGAAAGGGTGGCGTCAGCAAGGAGAGAGCCCGCCTGGCAGAGCACACGCCTCACCCTGCTCAAGGCCAGGGCCCAGCGGGGTCCAGCCCAGCAGCTCTCAggagccttggggggggggggtcctaggACAGCAGAGTGGTGCTGAggggtctctcttctctgcctcaaAGATCAGTCATCAATAAGACAGCAGTTTGAGGATGTGGCACAATGGGTGGAGTATTGGcctgcaagcatgaggtctcaagtctgGTCTCCAGCACTACAggggccagagtgatactctggctttCTCTGTCTTGTTGCTCTTCACTAATAAGCACAACATATACATATTTAGGGTGGAATGGAATACTGGGACAGGGAGGCCGCTCAGAGGTGCTGTCTTCCATGTGACAGGCCCTGAACTCATTTCCAGTGCTGCgcgcgcgtacacacacacacacacacacacacacacacacacacacacacacacacacacggtggggcagcccaggagatggcacagtgagtgAAGGTCTGAAATCTCTAGCCAggatgagttcagtccctggcatgagTGTGCAGTtactctcgctctctttcttttttgcctccaagattattgctggggctcatgcctgcattacgaatccactgctcctggaggctattttttcaccctttgttgcccttgttgttgtcttaatattattattgtagcTGTCATAGttgctggatagtacagagagaaatggaaagaggaggggagaaagacagacacctgtagatctgcttcaccacttgtgaagcgaccccccccccccccaggtcgggggctggggctcgaacagggatccctgcaccagtccttgctttgcgccatgtgtgcttaacccactgccctaccgcctgaccccctctcgctctctttcttacAAGTATGGCAGTTATGGTATGGGCCTGAAAGATGGCACAGAAGCAGATGCCTTGCTTCCCAGAGGCCCTGGGTCTGACACTTCCAACAGGACATCATGCAGAGCAGAACTGAGCTCTGGTCCCTCTCAGTGAAGGAACGCTGGCCGGTGGAGCCATATGCAGGGGACCCTGCTGGTGCCACCTGGGCCACAGCCAGACTCCAGGGACCAGCCAGACTCCAAGGTCTGGCTCAGTACCCACGGGTGGGAGGGGGGACACCCGGCTCTGGAGGAGGGGTTGTGGAGAGTGACAGTCCCTCTGCCCAGGTGACAAACAGTAAGGGCTCCGGGGTCTGGCTACCTCCCCAGAGAGGGGTCCTTTGCTGGCTCCTGCCTGCACGATGGGCTGCCACCTCTCCCTCAGGGCATCCTGGGTGGGCTGGAGCGAGTCTGCCTCCAGGGGGACCCCCGGGAACAAAGCCACACACAAAGCCAGGCACAGCTGGGTGGTTCCCGCTCTAGGACCCAGGGCCCGCAGAGTCCCCAGGAAGCCCTGAAGCCTGCCCCGGGCTCCAGCCCTCCCCTCTTATTTGGTGGCTATTCTCAGAAGCCTTCGCACTGCACTCAAGCTCAGGGTGGTTAAGGCGCTCGCCCGAGGCCACACAGCGAGCCAGGACTGGGACTTTAAGCCTCAGGCCACTTCCTGGCACGGGCTGTGCTGCGCCGGGGCGCAGGTGTGTGAGGAAAGGAACCCTGCCCGGCCGTGGCGCTGAGCAGCCCGTGACCTCGGCATCCTCCGAGACAGGTGCCGCAGCCCCGGGGTGCAGAACTGGAAGCTGAGTCCGGTCGGGCGGGGCGGGCTCCAGGCCCAGAAGCCACAGCCCGCTGCCCCCGGCAGGCCCGGCCCTCGCGGCGTCACGCCCGGGGAGTCCCCGCGCGCGGGGCGCGGCGGCCCGCAGGACTCGGGACTCGGGGCCCAGGGGACCCGTCGCGCGGCGCGGGAGGCCGTTCATTTGCATGTTGCTACCCAGCATGCTCCTCCCGCACCCCGCTTCTGCTAATGGAAGCGCTCGGTCTGGAGCCCAGCAAAGTTTGGAGGAGCGCGCTGGGCTCCCCGCGCGAGTGTGGGAACTCGGCGCACACGCGGCGCCCGGCGTGGCCCGGGGCTGCCGGCCGAGGGGGGGCGCCGCGCCCGGCTCCAGCCGCGAGCATCCCCGCGCCGCCGGGGACAAAGCGCCGGGCCTGGCCGCGGGCTCGCGGCCGGAGAGCTCGGCGCCGCGATGCTCGCGGCCTCCGGAGGCCGGGGCGGGGGGGCGCCACCCAGACCCTCCGGCGCCCCCTCTTCCCCGGGGGCCGCGGGGACGCGCGGGCACCCGCGCTCCCGTCCCTCGCCTCGGCCTGCGTGGGGTGGTCGCCTCCTGAGGCCCGGGGGACCGACTTCCCGCCCCCGGGGGCCTTCGGCTCGGCGCAGGGCGCCCGGGGGGGGGCCTCCCCGGCTCTCCGGAGCGCGCGCCCCTCGGGGGTGTCGGGGTGCGGGGCGCCGACGCGGCCCAGGAAGGTCGGCCTGCCCCCGGCCGGGCCTCCAGCCCTCTGCGGGGTCGCGGGTGGGCAGGCGGCCGCGGGCCACTCGGAGGGGCTCGGAGGGGGTCCCCGAAGCCGGCTCGGCCGGCGGGCACGCGCGGAGGGCCAGGCCGGGGGGCAGCCGGGCAGCCGGGCAGCCGGGCACCCCGCCCCCCGTcccccgcccggcccggcccggcccggcccggcggcGCGGCTCTCCGGGGAGGGCCGGAGGGAGGGGCGGCGGGCTGGGCGCCGCGCTTGCATTGgtcgggggggcgggggggccgaGGCTGAGCCCCCGGCCCCGCGGGCGGGGTGCGCGGGGGGGCCGGCCGGGGGCGCAGCCTGCGCGAGCATTGGCggagctggggagtggggaggggggcaggaagcGGGGGGAGCGGGCCGCGGGGGGGTATAAATAGGGACGGGGGGACGTGCGTCCTCGCGGGGCGAGGGGGGGGCGCTCGGCACAAAGAAAGTGGAAAGTTTGCGCCGCCGCGGCCGCGCCGGGAACCGGGAGCGCACGTGCCGAGGCCGGGGGCGCCGGGGGCCCGCGcagagccgccgccgccgccgcgctcgGCGTTCCTGGAAGCGAGAGGGGGTGTCGTTGGTAtcgccccctccttctcctccccccaggGGTGAAAGTGCAAGAGGAAGTGCAGCCGCTGCCATCTTTCCTGCGCTCGGAACGCGCCGCGCCCGGCCGCCGCCgctccgccgcccgccgcccgcccggcCCGCGCCCCGGCCCGCCGCCCGCCTctcgccgcccgccgcccgccgccgcccgccgccgcccgccgcctcTCGCCGCCTTTGTTCGCCGCGCCCGGCGCCCCCGCCCCGCTCGCGCTTTGCAGGGGCCGCGGCGCGCGCCCCCGCGGCGGCCGGAGCGCGCAGACCCTCCCGCGCCCCCGCGCGCGCGCCGGCGCCGCCTGGCGGCGGGAGGAGGCGGGAGGAGGCGGGCGGGCGCGCGCGATGCGCGGGGGGGCGGCCGTCTAGAGCGCGCGGTCGCCGGGGGCGCGCGGGGGCGCACCTGCGGGCGGGGGCCCGGCTGGGCTGGGCGCGGGCCGGCGCGCCATGGAGCGGGTGGGCGACGCGGCGTGCGGCCCGGCGGGCTGCTACACCTACCAGGTGAGCCGGCACAGCGCCGAGATGCTGCACAGCCTCAACCAGCAGCGCAAGAACGGCGGGCGCTTCTGCGACGTGCTGCTGCGCGTGGGCGACGAGAGCTTCCCCGCGCACCGCGCCGTGCTGGCCGCCTGCTCCGAGTACTTCGAGTCGGTGTTCAGCGCGCAGCTGGCCGACGGCGCGGCCGACGGGGGCGCGGCCGACGTGggcggcgcggcggcggcggcgggcggcccGGGCGGCAGCCGCGAGCTGGAGATGCACACCATCAGCTCCAAGGTGTTCGGCGACATCCTGGACTTCGCCTACACGTCGCGCATCGTCGTGCGCCTGGAGAGCTTCCCCGAGCTCATGACGGCCGCTAAGTTCCTGCTGATGCGCTCGGTCATCGACATCTGCCAGGAGGTCATCAAGCAGTCCAACGTGCAGATCCTCGTGCCGCCCGCGCGCGCCGACATCATGCTGTTCCGCCCGCccggcgccgccgccgccgccgccgaccTGGGCTTCCCGCTGGACATGACCAACGGGGCGGCGCTGGCCGCCAACGGCAACGGCATCGCGGGCAGCCTGCAGCCCGAGGAGGAGCGCGCGGGCGCCGCGGGGACCGGCCAGGCCGCGCTGCCCGTGCTGCCCGGCGTGGACCGCCTGCCCATGGTGGCCGGGCCGCTGTCCCCCCAGCTGCTGGCCTCGCCGTTCCCCGGCGTGGCCTCGGCCGCCCCCCCCCTGACTGGCAAGCGGGGCCGCGGCCGCCCGCGCAAGGCCAACCTGCTGGACTCGGTGTTCGGGGCGCCGGGCGGCCTGCGCGAGCCGGGCATCCTGCCGTGCGGGCTGTGCGGGAAGGTGTTCACCGACGCGGGCCGCCTGCGCCAGCACGAGGCGCAGCACGGCGTCACCAGCCTGCAGCTGGGTTACATCgacctgccgccgccgccgcgcctgGGCGACAACGGGCTGCCCCTGGCCGACGACCCCGACGGCCCCCGCAAGCGCAGCCGCACGCGCAAGCAGGTGGCCTGCGAGATCTGCGGCAAGATCTTCCGGGACGTGTACCACCTCAACCGGCACAAGCTGTCGCAC is a genomic window containing:
- the PATZ1 gene encoding POZ-, AT hook-, and zinc finger-containing protein 1 isoform X2 — encoded protein: MERVGDAACGPAGCYTYQVSRHSAEMLHSLNQQRKNGGRFCDVLLRVGDESFPAHRAVLAACSEYFESVFSAQLADGAADGGAADVGGAAAAAGGPGGSRELEMHTISSKVFGDILDFAYTSRIVVRLESFPELMTAAKFLLMRSVIDICQEVIKQSNVQILVPPARADIMLFRPPGAAAAAADLGFPLDMTNGAALAANGNGIAGSLQPEEERAGAAGTGQAALPVLPGVDRLPMVAGPLSPQLLASPFPGVASAAPPLTGKRGRGRPRKANLLDSVFGAPGGLREPGILPCGLCGKVFTDAGRLRQHEAQHGVTSLQLGYIDLPPPPRLGDNGLPLADDPDGPRKRSRTRKQVACEICGKIFRDVYHLNRHKLSHSGEKPYSCPVCGLRFKRKDRMSYHVRSHDGSVGKPYICQSCGKGFSRPDHLNGHVKQVHTSERPHKCQTCNASFATRDRLRSHLACHEDKVPCQVCGKYLRAAYMADHLKKHSEGPSNFCSICNRGFSSASYLKVHVKTHHGVPLPQVSRHQEPIPNGGAAFHCARTYGIKGQKCSHQDPIESSDSYGDLSDTSDLKTPEKQSTNGSFCDMAVPKSKLESDGEKKYPCPECGSFFRSKSYLNKHIQKVHVRALGGPLGDLGPALGSPFSPQQNMSLLESFGFQIVQSAFASSLVDPEVDQQPMGPEGK
- the PATZ1 gene encoding POZ-, AT hook-, and zinc finger-containing protein 1 isoform X4, encoding MERVGDAACGPAGCYTYQVSRHSAEMLHSLNQQRKNGGRFCDVLLRVGDESFPAHRAVLAACSEYFESVFSAQLADGAADGGAADVGGAAAAAGGPGGSRELEMHTISSKVFGDILDFAYTSRIVVRLESFPELMTAAKFLLMRSVIDICQEVIKQSNVQILVPPARADIMLFRPPGAAAAAADLGFPLDMTNGAALAANGNGIAGSLQPEEERAGAAGTGQAALPVLPGVDRLPMVAGPLSPQLLASPFPGVASAAPPLTGKRGRGRPRKANLLDSVFGAPGGLREPGILPCGLCGKVFTDAGRLRQHEAQHGVTSLQLGYIDLPPPPRLGDNGLPLADDPDGPRKRSRTRKQVACEICGKIFRDVYHLNRHKLSHSGEKPYSCPVCGLRFKRKDRMSYHVRSHDGSVGKPYICQSCGKGFSRPDHLNGHVKQVHTSERPHKCQTCNASFATRDRLRSHLACHEDKVPCQVCGKYLRAAYMADHLKKHSEGPSNFCSICNRGQKCSHQDPIESSDSYGDLSDTSDLKTPEKQSTNGSFCDMAVPKSKLESDGEKKYPCPECGSFFRSKSYLNKHIQKVHVRALGGPLGDLGPALGSPFSPQQNMSLLESFGFQIVQSAFASSLVDPEVDQQPMGPEGK
- the PATZ1 gene encoding POZ-, AT hook-, and zinc finger-containing protein 1 isoform X6, which encodes MERVGDAACGPAGCYTYQVSRHSAEMLHSLNQQRKNGGRFCDVLLRVGDESFPAHRAVLAACSEYFESVFSAQLADGAADGGAADVGGAAAAAGGPGGSRELEMHTISSKVFGDILDFAYTSRIVVRLESFPELMTAAKFLLMRSVIDICQEVIKQSNVQILVPPARADIMLFRPPGAAAAAADLGFPLDMTNGAALAANGNGIAGSLQPEEERAGAAGTGQAALPVLPGVDRLPMVAGPLSPQLLASPFPGVASAAPPLTGKRGRGRPRKANLLDSVFGAPGGLREPGILPCGLCGKVFTDAGRLRQHEAQHGVTSLQLGYIDLPPPPRLGDNGLPLADDPDGPRKRSRTRKQVACEICGKIFRDVYHLNRHKLSHSGEKPYSCPVCGLRFKRKDRMSYHVRSHDGSVGKPYICQSCGKGFSRPDHLNGHVKQVHTSERPHKCQTCNASFATRDRLRSHLACHEDKVPCQVCGKYLRAAYMADHLKKHSEGPSNFCSICNRGLQAPGAHPEWGSSVPLRQDLWHQRRPEMLTSGPD
- the PATZ1 gene encoding POZ-, AT hook-, and zinc finger-containing protein 1 isoform X5 encodes the protein MERVGDAACGPAGCYTYQVSRHSAEMLHSLNQQRKNGGRFCDVLLRVGDESFPAHRAVLAACSEYFESVFSAQLADGAADGGAADVGGAAAAAGGPGGSRELEMHTISSKVFGDILDFAYTSRIVVRLESFPELMTAAKFLLMRSVIDICQEVIKQSNVQILVPPARADIMLFRPPGAAAAAADLGFPLDMTNGAALAANGNGIAGSLQPEEERAGAAGTGQAALPVLPGVDRLPMVAGPLSPQLLASPFPGVASAAPPLTGKRGRGRPRKANLLDSVFGAPGGLREPGILPCGLCGKVFTDAGRLRQHEAQHGVTSLQLGYIDLPPPPRLGDNGLPLADDPDGPRKRSRTRKQVACEICGKIFRDVYHLNRHKLSHSGEKPYSCPVCGLRFKRKDRMSYHVRSHDGSVGKPYICQSCGKGFSRPDHLNGHVKQVHTSERPHKCQVWVGSSSGLPPLDSLPSDLASWDFAQPALWRSSHPAPDTASFPLSLKKPFPALESLAPTPATGGALFCPAPPPGYLRQGWAAPEGSRAFPQWPVG
- the PATZ1 gene encoding POZ-, AT hook-, and zinc finger-containing protein 1 isoform X3, which encodes MERVGDAACGPAGCYTYQVSRHSAEMLHSLNQQRKNGGRFCDVLLRVGDESFPAHRAVLAACSEYFESVFSAQLADGAADGGAADVGGAAAAAGGPGGSRELEMHTISSKVFGDILDFAYTSRIVVRLESFPELMTAAKFLLMRSVIDICQEVIKQSNVQILVPPARADIMLFRPPGAAAAAADLGFPLDMTNGAALAANGNGIAGSLQPEEERAGAAGTGQAALPVLPGVDRLPMVAGPLSPQLLASPFPGVASAAPPLTGKRGRGRPRKANLLDSVFGAPGGLREPGILPCGLCGKVFTDAGRLRQHEAQHGVTSLQLGYIDLPPPPRLGDNGLPLADDPDGPRKRSRTRKQVACEICGKIFRDVYHLNRHKLSHSGEKPYSCPVCGLRFKRKDRMSYHVRSHDGSVGKPYICQSCGKGFSRPDHLNGHVKQVHTSERPHKCQTCNASFATRDRLRSHLACHEDKVPCQVCGKYLRAAYMADHLKKHSEGPSNFCSICNREGQKCSHQDPIESSDSYGDLSDTSDLKTPEKQSTNGSFCDMAVPKSKLESDGEKKYPCPECGSFFRSKSYLNKHIQKVHVRALGGPLGDLGPALGSPFSPQQNMSLLESFGFQIVQSAFASSLVDPEVDQQPMGPEGK
- the PATZ1 gene encoding POZ-, AT hook-, and zinc finger-containing protein 1 isoform X1, with amino-acid sequence MERVGDAACGPAGCYTYQVSRHSAEMLHSLNQQRKNGGRFCDVLLRVGDESFPAHRAVLAACSEYFESVFSAQLADGAADGGAADVGGAAAAAGGPGGSRELEMHTISSKVFGDILDFAYTSRIVVRLESFPELMTAAKFLLMRSVIDICQEVIKQSNVQILVPPARADIMLFRPPGAAAAAADLGFPLDMTNGAALAANGNGIAGSLQPEEERAGAAGTGQAALPVLPGVDRLPMVAGPLSPQLLASPFPGVASAAPPLTGKRGRGRPRKANLLDSVFGAPGGLREPGILPCGLCGKVFTDAGRLRQHEAQHGVTSLQLGYIDLPPPPRLGDNGLPLADDPDGPRKRSRTRKQVACEICGKIFRDVYHLNRHKLSHSGEKPYSCPVCGLRFKRKDRMSYHVRSHDGSVGKPYICQSCGKGFSRPDHLNGHVKQVHTSERPHKCQTCNASFATRDRLRSHLACHEDKVPCQVCGKYLRAAYMADHLKKHSEGPSNFCSICNRGFSSASYLKVHVKTHHGVPLPQVSRHQEPIPNGGAAFHCARTYGIKEGQKCSHQDPIESSDSYGDLSDTSDLKTPEKQSTNGSFCDMAVPKSKLESDGEKKYPCPECGSFFRSKSYLNKHIQKVHVRALGGPLGDLGPALGSPFSPQQNMSLLESFGFQIVQSAFASSLVDPEVDQQPMGPEGK
- the PATZ1 gene encoding POZ-, AT hook-, and zinc finger-containing protein 1 isoform X7 is translated as MERVGDAACGPAGCYTYQVSRHSAEMLHSLNQQRKNGGRFCDVLLRVGDESFPAHRAVLAACSEYFESVFSAQLADGAADGGAADVGGAAAAAGGPGGSRELEMHTISSKVFGDILDFAYTSRIVVRLESFPELMTAAKFLLMRSVIDICQEVIKQSNVQILVPPARADIMLFRPPGAAAAAADLGFPLDMTNGAALAANGNGIAGSLQPEEERAGAAGTGQAALPVLPGVDRLPMVAGPLSPQLLASPFPGVASAAPPLTGKRGRGRPRKANLLDSVFGAPGGLREPGILPCGLCGKVFTDAGRLRQHEAQHGVTSLQLGYIDLPPPPRLGDNGLPLADDPDGPRKRSRTRKQVACEICGKIFRDVYHLNRHKLSHSGEKPYSCPVCGLRFKRKDRMSYHVRSHDGSVGKPYICQSCGKGFSRPDHLNGHVKQVHTSERPHKCQTCNASFATRDRLRSHLACHEDKVPCQVCGKYLRAAYMADHLKKHSEGPSNFCSICNRGLQAPGAHPEWGSSVPLRQDLWHQRPEMLTSGPD